One genomic window of Equus caballus isolate H_3958 breed thoroughbred chromosome 6, TB-T2T, whole genome shotgun sequence includes the following:
- the TAMALIN gene encoding protein TAMALIN, which yields MTLRRLRKLQQKEEAAATPDPAARAPDSEVAPAPTPASSPPAAAASPGPPGDELYAALEDYHPAELYRALAVSGGTLPRRKGSGFRWKNLSQSPEQQRKVLTLEKEENQTFGFEIQTYGLHHREEQRVEMVTFVCRVHESSPAQLAGLTPGDTIASVNGLNVEGIRHREIVDIIKASGNVLRLETLYGTSIRKAELEARLQYLKQTLYEKWGEYRSLMVQEQRLVHGLVVKDPSIYDTLESVRSCLYGAGLLPGSLPFGPLLAAPGGPRGGARRAGGDPDDAVYHTCFFRGAEPPGAPPPPPPARAPGPAELPGRAALSRSASVRCAGPGGGGGGGAPGALWTEAREQALCGPGLRKTKYRSFRRRLLKFIPGLNRSLEEEESQL from the exons ATGACCCTCCGCCGACTCAGGAAGCTGCAGCAGAAGGAGGAGGCGGCGGCCACCCCGGACCCCGCCGCCCGGGCTCCGGACTCGGAAGTCGCTCCGGCCCCAACCCCGGCCTCGAGCCCCCCCGCTGCAGCCGCCAGCCCCGGGCCCCCCGGGGACGAGCTGTACGCGGCGCTGGAGGACTATCACCCTGCCGAGCTGTACCGCGCGCTTGCCGTGTCTGGGGGCACCCTGCCCCGCCGAAAG GGCTCAGGATTCCGCTGGAAGAATCTCAGCCAAAGTCCTGAACAGCAGCG GAAAGTGCTGACTTTGGAGAAGGAGGAGAACCAGACCTTCGGCTTTGAGATCCAG ACGTACGGCCTTCACCACCGGGAGGAGCAGCGTGTGGAGATGGTGACTTTTGTCTGCCGGGTTCATGAgtccagccctgcccagctggcTGGGCTCACACCAG GGGACACCATCGCCAGCGTCAACGGCCTGAACGTGGAAGGCATCCGGCATCGAGAGATCGTTGACATCATTAAGGCGTCTGGCAACGTTCTCAG GCTGGAGACGCTGTACGGGACGTCAATTCGGAAGGCGGAGCTGGAGGCTCGTCTGCAGTACCTCAAG CAAACCCTGTATGAGAAGTGGGGAGAATACAGGTCCCTGATGGTGCAGGAGCAGCGGCTGGTACACG GCCTGGTGGTGAAGGACCCGAGCATCTACGACACGCTGGAGTCGGTGCGCTCCTGCCTCTATGGCGCCGGCCTGCTCCCGGGCTCACTGCCCTTCGGGCCCCTGCTCGCCGCTCCCGGGGGTCCCCGCGGGGGCGCGCGGCGGGCCGGGGGCGACCCCGACGACGCCGTCTACCACACGTGCTTCTTCCGCGGCGCCGAGCCgcccggcgcgcccccgccgccgccgcctgcgcGCGCGCCCGGCCCCGCCGAGCTCCCGGGCCGCGCCGCCCTGAGCCGCAGCGCCAGCGTGCGGTGCGCGGGccccgggggcggcggcggcgggggcgcgccgggcGCGCTCTGGACTGAGGCCCGCGAGCAGGCGCTGTGCGGGCCCGGGCTGCGCAAGACCAAGTACCGCAGCTTCCGCCGGCGGCTGCTCAAGTTCATCCCCGGACTCAACcgctccctggaggaggaggagagccagcTGTAG